In Trueperaceae bacterium, one genomic interval encodes:
- a CDS encoding ABC transporter substrate-binding protein, with product MKKALGIVAALAAAAGIVSGCATSSPPSPPSSAPLKLGYLLPETGRLAFVGPPMISGVQFAVAEINAAGGVLGHEVELLRGDEADDPDRAREEASRLLSSGVHGIVGAAATGMTLSVIDDVTGAGVVQCSPSNTGIGLTTYPDGGYYFRTAPSDAVQAPVLADLVAEAGHTTVAIAARDDAYGVPFLEQVRRSLAAHGVTVVLEQVYDPEGGAFGSVSEAMVESGADAYVMLSFLEGAPIIQGLLDSGVEARHVFGADGIAGAAFADNFASPAVLEGMRVTVPTAFVPESFEARLLEFNPELVDFLFSPNAYDCVNVMALAATVAGSTASESMRDRMIAVTHGDNACTTFAECMAFVEAGESIAYQSAVGIPLNFMEVREGGGEPSRAWIETSTWENGAYRSTGLRVGDVLDVGD from the coding sequence GTGAAGAAGGCATTGGGCATCGTGGCCGCGCTCGCCGCAGCCGCAGGGATCGTGAGCGGGTGCGCGACGAGTTCGCCGCCGTCCCCGCCGTCGTCCGCGCCGTTGAAGCTTGGCTACCTGCTGCCGGAGACGGGGAGGCTCGCGTTCGTCGGTCCCCCGATGATCTCGGGTGTGCAGTTCGCCGTCGCGGAGATCAATGCCGCTGGGGGCGTGCTCGGCCACGAGGTGGAGCTTCTGCGTGGCGACGAGGCCGACGATCCCGATCGCGCTCGGGAGGAGGCGAGCCGTCTGCTCTCGAGCGGGGTGCACGGGATCGTCGGTGCTGCAGCGACCGGGATGACGTTGTCCGTGATCGACGACGTCACGGGCGCTGGGGTCGTTCAGTGCTCTCCCTCCAACACGGGGATCGGTCTCACGACCTATCCCGACGGCGGCTACTACTTCCGCACGGCACCCAGCGATGCCGTTCAGGCCCCCGTCCTCGCCGACCTCGTCGCCGAAGCGGGCCACACGACGGTGGCGATTGCGGCGAGAGACGACGCGTATGGGGTTCCGTTCCTCGAACAGGTGCGCCGGAGCCTCGCGGCCCACGGCGTGACGGTCGTGCTCGAGCAGGTCTACGATCCCGAGGGAGGTGCCTTCGGCTCGGTGTCCGAGGCGATGGTCGAGTCCGGTGCGGACGCGTACGTGATGCTCAGCTTCCTCGAGGGTGCGCCGATCATCCAGGGCCTGCTCGATTCCGGCGTGGAGGCAAGGCACGTGTTCGGTGCGGACGGGATCGCGGGGGCGGCGTTCGCCGACAACTTCGCCTCGCCCGCGGTTCTCGAGGGCATGCGCGTGACCGTTCCCACGGCCTTCGTCCCGGAGTCGTTCGAAGCTCGGTTGCTCGAATTCAACCCGGAGCTGGTGGATTTCCTGTTCTCGCCCAACGCGTACGACTGCGTCAACGTGATGGCGTTGGCCGCGACGGTGGCGGGATCGACGGCGTCGGAATCGATGCGGGACCGCATGATCGCCGTGACGCACGGGGACAACGCGTGCACCACGTTCGCGGAATGCATGGCGTTCGTCGAGGCGGGTGAGAGCATCGCCTACCAGAGCGCGGTCGGTATTCCCCTGAACTTCATGGAGGTCCGTGAGGGGGGTGGCGAGCCATCTCGCGCATGGATTGAGACGTCGACGTGGGAGAACGGCGCCTACCGTTCGACCGGACTCCGTGTCGGTGACGTGCTGGACGTCGGCGACTAG
- a CDS encoding VLRF1 family aeRF1-type release factor: MQSPPTPNLDVPARGTLEAWIAEVRERPAPTTTLYLDVHAGEDPRAPAQRADAALRTTDLTREDRDAVLRHLREVLRGTSEGHLAYAIGPGAASGDADPAWAFVRVAPPLPGGAREVAVAQGRPWTAPIELLLATRAPVVATYADAHRARLFVADLGEVVEAASYVHALDPTGWRRFAEHATGMPGRPARGGSGQDAFEARTAAWTADFVRDVVAQVDAALATRSGARLALLGDAPRVAQVEEALPPQARRAVLLRGSAPADPDAPPGAWEAPLLARIDDARRREDDALVQRLSADGVAGLAPVLHALVDQDLAVVAVPAHVDVDVVHCLEDGWIAEDEAAARRVCPDGPIEWAPLKTFLLDAAKRGRADVHVVDGEAGRRLAETLGAVAGLPRSHAG; encoded by the coding sequence ATGCAATCCCCCCCGACCCCGAATCTCGACGTTCCCGCCCGCGGCACCCTCGAAGCGTGGATCGCCGAGGTGCGCGAGCGCCCCGCCCCCACGACGACGCTGTACCTCGACGTGCACGCCGGGGAGGACCCCCGCGCGCCCGCGCAACGCGCCGATGCGGCGTTGCGCACGACCGACCTCACGCGCGAGGACCGCGACGCGGTCCTCCGACACCTCCGCGAGGTCCTGCGCGGGACGTCCGAAGGGCACCTGGCCTACGCCATCGGCCCTGGGGCGGCGTCGGGCGACGCCGACCCCGCCTGGGCGTTCGTGCGGGTCGCCCCGCCGCTGCCCGGTGGGGCGCGCGAGGTCGCCGTCGCGCAGGGGCGTCCCTGGACCGCCCCGATCGAGCTGCTGCTCGCGACCCGCGCCCCCGTCGTCGCGACGTACGCCGACGCGCACCGCGCGCGCCTGTTCGTCGCCGACCTCGGGGAGGTGGTCGAGGCCGCCTCGTACGTGCACGCCCTCGACCCGACCGGGTGGCGTCGCTTCGCCGAACACGCCACCGGCATGCCCGGGCGTCCCGCCCGCGGCGGCAGCGGGCAGGACGCCTTCGAGGCGCGCACCGCCGCCTGGACCGCCGACTTCGTCCGCGACGTCGTCGCGCAGGTCGACGCCGCCCTGGCGACGCGCTCCGGCGCGCGGTTGGCGTTGCTGGGCGACGCGCCGCGCGTCGCGCAGGTGGAGGAGGCCCTCCCACCGCAGGCGCGCCGCGCGGTCTTGCTGCGCGGCAGCGCTCCGGCCGACCCCGACGCCCCGCCCGGCGCGTGGGAGGCGCCGCTCCTGGCGCGCATCGACGACGCGCGCCGGCGGGAGGACGACGCGCTCGTGCAGCGCCTGAGCGCGGACGGCGTCGCGGGGCTCGCGCCGGTGCTGCACGCCCTCGTGGATCAGGACCTCGCCGTCGTGGCGGTCCCCGCCCACGTCGACGTCGACGTCGTGCACTGCCTCGAGGACGGCTGGATCGCCGAGGACGAGGCGGCCGCCCGGCGCGTGTGCCCCGACGGCCCGATCGAGTGGGCCCCCTTGAAGACGTTCCTGCTGGACGCTGCGAAGCGCGGCCGGGCCGACGTCCACGTCGTGGACGGCGAGGCCGGCCGGCGGTTGGCGGAGACGCTCGGGGCGGTCGCCGGCCTCCCGCGAAGCCACGCCGGGTGA
- a CDS encoding Calx-beta domain-containing protein: MTIYHFNRTKTDANAGNVGPRRLASQRMVSAIVLLIVGWVACNVGYAQTTDLAFDDIEMNDSGGMVLTADNGYQIVVTGGTSLNAGTGKVSLTAPANFTLEAQGFKIERIEFTNIDDMDDSAPRDSFIASVPGTWADETNLQVATNSDGLEIFTLDPGVPVSWDADRRDRLREVPGVGDILINTSGGQNPRKEAASFRPVPTVERFSIYYDDIDGSRGAAMGFLLKPIPEEGVGPLTVAVVDDVPPTLSGPDGFGGTATNSAMFNVVDDGHDPNAAAMTVTSNEPLAELGLSGPDAERFTIDLDGHLTFNASPSYAGPTDADQDNRYHVHIESVDQAGNATRVDATIAVAPEGGLSATDTTSPTVTSEGTSPSDAEGTYTHTEASLVPIDQFQADEPVTWSLSGTDESLFEIDASGVLRFREAPLHAAPQDQNGDNTYDLTVVGEDASGNATAKTIHVSVQETTPTLTGPDGPGRLTVGTEFKQTLPEENYVIEGGSRVDGDASTFNPDNRFDPVKGRNYAGKITSDVPVGGWAVVDTSSPDGDRFDVTSSGLVFFDHDGDASSDPPDYESPNDANGDNVYEALFEATDDEGDSLVGPDGTPITAGFTLTIQDVVEGVLPGSEATQAQYGDRDGDGVPDAFDPSPDEYDPQGFFYCADDGRIVPGGGIVVENGSGGTNSDVGTANDIRIVRDGSDGEFQWFAQKEDTYAVEYVPPPGTTLVETENEGRLDVTNLLPDNPAFIGSEEDGAGGVLVDFTPAANAYYDEFVIEAGDPHVFGNNVALTDCAITHSVVVVQDGREGAAGQEGDVVFEIVADDPAEADQVFAYTLDGTAEPGVDVDADATGTVTLPEGESRVRISVPVLDDDRIEGDETVVLNVLRYDEGGDVTSFTPALVATATVRDAPEEEVVEDVIPSVVVVQDGREGAAGQEGDVVFEIVADDPAEADQVFAYTLDGTAEPGVDVDADATGTVTLPEGESRVRISVPVLDDDRIEGDETVVLNVLRHVEGGDAIPFTPAVVATATVRDDDTAEIRVTPHDLYAMEGQDDHGVLGFRLEGVPTRDVVITLEGDDQCAVVPSEVVFTPTAFTEERLANVVAINDDVREGPHDCQPTATVTSKDPNFDGLNVDLPVVELGDGLVDQVRDPLGDVLHERLRAETEHQNDLFLGVAREARRALLRTESDPIGACRSALAWRSTARPVVFRPGSDVIETPSEATVRSWVDTLLRCTSLHVEAAGITNDADASQAERDLAERRAEAVRRMLVAHDVAPERIRIGVHPGTADPHGGTPHVTLLAVKGQDAPTQGDQDPCIRDPEFRWSGYAEVGSEPLRADADASDVRYDCQTGVERSTTGRISASQVADLGLQRTLEATTRWEAWRSVDELRGYAAHVRTSRSTISAQAEGDMGGTAVHAGVYGARRFDPGLSVDYFAFAGVGRTTFDTRWARSGDTIAAAGGHVSATLHGGLAASNTIRSGAWSLIPRAGVSFSRAMATDARFEASQDRMSEVGTVEVADVNLVRGFVEPTLVLEPSRANAEDRGESPEQRLELAPHVRCDGASQTDGIACGYGADLTYERQGDHEDDGIGLTVSYDRSDAFVRTSLEFHHRVAVHGERGTFETRLGASADGAARLSTRLDWTY, translated from the coding sequence ATGACCATCTACCACTTCAACCGTACGAAGACCGACGCGAACGCGGGTAACGTGGGACCTCGACGGCTCGCCTCGCAACGCATGGTCTCCGCCATCGTTCTGCTGATCGTCGGGTGGGTCGCCTGCAACGTGGGGTATGCCCAAACGACCGACCTGGCCTTCGACGACATCGAGATGAACGACAGCGGTGGCATGGTGCTCACCGCCGACAACGGCTACCAAATCGTGGTGACCGGAGGCACGTCGCTAAATGCGGGAACGGGCAAAGTCTCACTTACCGCCCCCGCGAACTTCACCTTGGAGGCGCAAGGGTTCAAGATCGAGAGGATCGAGTTCACCAACATCGACGACATGGACGACTCTGCACCACGCGATTCCTTCATCGCCTCCGTGCCCGGCACGTGGGCCGACGAAACCAATCTTCAAGTCGCCACGAACTCCGACGGACTGGAAATCTTCACCCTCGATCCGGGCGTTCCGGTCTCGTGGGACGCGGATCGAAGGGACCGCTTACGGGAGGTCCCGGGCGTCGGCGACATTCTGATCAACACCAGCGGCGGCCAAAACCCGAGGAAAGAGGCCGCAAGCTTCCGGCCAGTCCCGACCGTCGAGCGGTTCAGCATTTACTATGACGACATCGACGGTTCGCGGGGCGCGGCGATGGGGTTCCTACTGAAGCCCATCCCCGAGGAGGGGGTCGGACCCCTGACCGTCGCCGTCGTAGACGACGTGCCGCCAACCTTGAGCGGACCGGACGGGTTCGGGGGCACCGCGACCAATTCGGCCATGTTCAACGTCGTGGACGACGGTCACGATCCAAACGCTGCGGCCATGACCGTGACCAGCAATGAACCCCTCGCCGAGCTCGGGCTTTCCGGGCCGGATGCCGAACGGTTCACGATCGACCTCGACGGGCACCTGACGTTCAACGCCTCCCCCTCGTACGCGGGTCCCACAGATGCAGACCAGGACAACCGCTACCACGTGCACATCGAATCCGTCGACCAGGCGGGCAACGCCACGCGCGTCGACGCGACGATCGCCGTCGCCCCCGAGGGCGGCCTCAGTGCCACCGACACGACGTCCCCGACCGTGACCTCCGAGGGGACGAGCCCGAGTGACGCCGAAGGCACGTACACCCACACGGAAGCGAGTTTGGTACCCATCGACCAATTCCAGGCCGATGAGCCCGTCACGTGGAGTCTCAGCGGCACCGATGAGAGCCTCTTCGAGATCGACGCCTCCGGCGTCCTCCGATTTCGTGAGGCGCCCCTTCACGCCGCCCCTCAAGATCAGAATGGCGACAACACGTACGACCTTACGGTCGTGGGCGAGGACGCTTCGGGCAATGCCACGGCAAAGACGATTCACGTGAGCGTTCAAGAAACGACGCCGACGCTGACGGGCCCCGACGGCCCGGGCCGACTGACGGTCGGCACCGAGTTCAAGCAAACCCTCCCTGAAGAAAATTACGTGATCGAGGGCGGTTCGCGCGTCGATGGCGACGCCAGTACCTTCAACCCCGACAATCGGTTCGACCCGGTGAAGGGACGCAACTACGCCGGAAAAATCACCTCGGACGTGCCCGTCGGGGGATGGGCCGTCGTGGACACCTCCTCCCCCGACGGGGATCGCTTCGACGTCACGTCGTCCGGGCTCGTGTTCTTCGATCACGATGGAGACGCCTCGAGCGACCCGCCGGACTACGAATCACCCAACGACGCAAACGGCGACAACGTCTACGAAGCGCTTTTCGAAGCGACGGACGACGAGGGCGACTCGCTCGTGGGCCCGGATGGCACCCCCATCACCGCAGGGTTCACGCTCACCATTCAAGACGTCGTCGAGGGGGTCCTCCCGGGGAGCGAAGCCACGCAGGCGCAATACGGCGATCGCGATGGAGACGGCGTGCCCGACGCGTTCGACCCTTCCCCGGACGAGTACGACCCGCAAGGCTTCTTCTACTGCGCGGACGACGGACGAATCGTCCCCGGGGGCGGCATCGTGGTCGAAAACGGGTCCGGGGGCACGAACAGCGACGTCGGGACCGCCAACGACATTCGCATCGTCCGAGACGGAAGCGACGGGGAATTTCAATGGTTTGCGCAAAAGGAAGATACCTACGCCGTGGAGTACGTCCCCCCGCCCGGCACGACTCTCGTCGAGACCGAAAACGAAGGCCGCCTCGACGTCACGAACCTTCTTCCCGACAACCCCGCCTTCATCGGATCCGAAGAGGACGGCGCCGGCGGCGTGCTGGTCGACTTCACACCGGCAGCCAACGCGTACTATGACGAGTTCGTCATCGAGGCCGGTGACCCTCACGTGTTCGGCAACAACGTGGCCCTGACCGACTGTGCAATCACCCACTCCGTCGTCGTCGTGCAGGACGGTCGGGAAGGTGCGGCCGGGCAGGAGGGGGACGTGGTGTTCGAGATCGTGGCGGACGATCCCGCCGAGGCCGACCAGGTGTTCGCGTACACGCTCGACGGGACCGCGGAGCCGGGGGTGGACGTGGACGCCGACGCCACCGGGACGGTGACGTTGCCGGAGGGGGAGTCCCGCGTCCGGATCTCCGTTCCCGTGTTGGATGACGATCGGATCGAGGGCGATGAGACCGTGGTTCTCAACGTTCTTCGCTATGACGAAGGGGGGGACGTGACTTCGTTCACGCCCGCCCTCGTCGCCACGGCCACGGTGCGCGACGCCCCCGAGGAGGAGGTGGTGGAGGACGTCATCCCCTCCGTCGTCGTCGTGCAGGACGGTCGGGAAGGTGCGGCCGGGCAGGAGGGGGACGTGGTGTTCGAGATCGTGGCGGACGATCCCGCCGAGGCCGACCAGGTGTTCGCGTACACGCTCGACGGGACCGCGGAGCCGGGGGTGGACGTGGACGCCGACGCCACCGGGACGGTGACGTTGCCGGAGGGGGAGTCCCGCGTCCGGATCTCCGTTCCCGTGTTGGATGACGATCGGATCGAGGGCGATGAGACCGTGGTTCTCAACGTTCTTCGCCATGTCGAAGGGGGCGACGCGATTCCGTTCACGCCCGCCGTCGTCGCCACGGCCACGGTGCGCGACGACGACACGGCCGAGATTCGCGTCACGCCCCACGACCTCTACGCAATGGAGGGGCAAGACGACCACGGGGTGCTGGGCTTTCGGCTCGAGGGCGTCCCCACGCGCGACGTGGTCATCACCCTCGAGGGCGACGATCAGTGCGCCGTCGTTCCCAGCGAGGTGGTGTTCACACCGACGGCGTTCACCGAGGAACGGCTCGCCAACGTCGTTGCGATCAACGACGACGTCCGCGAGGGACCGCATGACTGTCAACCGACCGCGACCGTGACGTCCAAGGATCCGAACTTCGACGGGCTCAACGTCGACCTCCCGGTCGTGGAGCTGGGCGACGGGCTGGTCGATCAGGTTCGAGACCCGTTGGGTGACGTTCTGCACGAGCGGCTACGCGCCGAAACGGAGCATCAAAACGACCTCTTCTTGGGCGTTGCACGCGAAGCGCGCCGAGCCCTCCTACGCACCGAGAGCGACCCGATCGGCGCCTGCCGATCGGCGTTGGCATGGCGGTCGACCGCACGGCCGGTCGTGTTCCGGCCGGGATCCGACGTGATCGAGACGCCCTCCGAAGCCACGGTGCGGAGTTGGGTGGACACGCTGCTTCGTTGCACCTCACTCCACGTGGAGGCGGCGGGCATCACGAACGACGCCGACGCGTCCCAGGCCGAACGCGACCTGGCGGAGCGACGGGCCGAGGCCGTGCGCCGCATGCTCGTCGCACACGACGTTGCCCCGGAGCGCATTCGCATCGGCGTCCACCCGGGAACCGCTGACCCGCACGGCGGAACGCCGCACGTGACGCTCCTGGCGGTGAAGGGGCAGGATGCCCCGACGCAAGGCGACCAAGACCCGTGCATCCGCGACCCCGAGTTTCGATGGAGTGGATATGCCGAGGTCGGCTCGGAACCGCTGCGTGCCGATGCGGATGCCAGCGACGTTCGCTACGACTGCCAGACCGGCGTGGAACGCTCCACGACCGGGCGCATTTCGGCGTCTCAAGTCGCCGATCTCGGCCTGCAAAGGACCCTCGAAGCCACGACGAGGTGGGAGGCATGGCGAAGCGTCGATGAACTTCGAGGGTACGCAGCGCACGTTCGCACCTCGCGTTCGACGATCTCGGCGCAAGCGGAGGGAGACATGGGCGGCACGGCGGTGCACGCTGGAGTCTACGGAGCTCGACGCTTCGATCCCGGACTGAGTGTCGACTACTTCGCGTTTGCCGGGGTGGGCCGGACCACCTTCGACACGCGGTGGGCTCGGTCGGGCGACACCATCGCGGCGGCCGGGGGGCACGTGAGCGCAACCCTTCACGGGGGTCTCGCGGCGTCCAACACGATTCGCTCCGGGGCGTGGTCGCTCATTCCGCGTGCAGGGGTGAGCTTCTCGCGCGCCATGGCAACCGATGCACGGTTCGAGGCCAGCCAAGACCGCATGAGTGAGGTGGGTACCGTCGAGGTGGCCGACGTGAACCTCGTTCGAGGCTTCGTCGAACCGACCCTTGTCCTCGAGCCGTCCCGAGCCAACGCCGAGGATCGCGGCGAAAGCCCCGAGCAGAGGCTCGAACTCGCGCCACATGTGCGCTGCGATGGAGCCTCGCAAACCGACGGCATCGCATGCGGGTACGGCGCCGACCTCACGTACGAACGTCAGGGCGATCACGAGGATGACGGGATCGGTTTGACGGTGAGCTACGATCGCAGCGACGCGTTCGTGCGCACCAGCCTCGAATTTCATCACCGCGTCGCCGTCCACGGGGAACGTGGAACGTTCGAAACGCGCCTCGGGGCGTCGGCGGACGGGGCGGCGCGACTGTCGACCCGACTCGATTGGACCTATTGA
- a CDS encoding type II toxin-antitoxin system death-on-curing family toxin — protein MTEPEPTPTEFLDLQDLLALTRRLDVGPVRDLGLLEAACSRPQASLMGVDAYPTLAGKAAALTHSVVTSHALVDGNKRLGLLALVVFLGINDMVLNLSDDEAFHFIMEIASGQYDVIEIETTLAECTAPFEFH, from the coding sequence TTGACCGAGCCAGAACCTACACCGACCGAGTTTCTTGACCTCCAAGATCTTCTAGCGCTCACTCGACGCCTTGACGTCGGGCCTGTCCGAGACCTCGGCCTTCTCGAGGCGGCTTGTTCGCGGCCACAGGCGAGCTTGATGGGTGTTGATGCGTACCCCACACTCGCTGGAAAAGCTGCAGCTCTCACTCACTCCGTCGTAACAAGTCATGCCTTGGTCGATGGAAACAAACGCCTTGGACTCCTCGCGCTCGTGGTCTTTCTCGGCATTAACGACATGGTTTTGAACCTCAGCGACGATGAGGCATTTCACTTCATCATGGAAATCGCATCAGGGCAATACGATGTTATCGAGATCGAAACGACCCTGGCGGAATGCACCGCACCATTCGAATTTCATTGA